A window of the Virgibacillus pantothenticus genome harbors these coding sequences:
- a CDS encoding PTS sugar transporter subunit IIC, translating to MERFTAWMTDSFSPKVNKIAKNPWVAAIQDSILAAMPMVFIGSFATILSIVKDFWEGFPDFSMISSFSFGLFSLFLAYLIPEAIMKRKGHAEVSKQAGLAGIAFFLLLVFPQFTAEGMIQFDFNTLGTGGMIAALVSGIFVGFIMNLFSKWKFIGEDSAIPDFVAVWFNTLIPIIVILLIGWLFTFQLEISLYSLVNSIFLPLVNLGQSFWGFVIIFFIGFAFLYTFGISTWVIYPVQSAIALPAIAENQANFAAGQEVTNIFTAEAGQLFLIGGGGATLALCIMLAFMAKSQRLKMIGKASLIPSIFNINEPIVFGAPVAFNPVLMIPMWINGLVGPILTWIVLKVGLVPIPHEPFQLWYLPGPILNWLVTASITGLIYFFVIFGASWVIYYPFFKIYDKQAVEQDKELLEEGECLN from the coding sequence ATGGAACGTTTTACAGCTTGGATGACGGACAGTTTTTCACCAAAGGTTAATAAAATTGCGAAGAATCCGTGGGTTGCGGCCATTCAGGACTCCATTTTAGCTGCCATGCCAATGGTATTTATCGGGTCCTTTGCAACGATTCTATCGATTGTAAAAGATTTTTGGGAAGGATTTCCCGATTTCTCGATGATCAGCTCTTTTTCTTTCGGATTATTTTCTCTGTTTTTAGCTTATCTTATTCCGGAAGCTATCATGAAGCGCAAAGGGCATGCAGAGGTTTCGAAGCAGGCTGGGCTTGCTGGTATTGCCTTTTTCCTCTTACTCGTATTTCCGCAGTTTACAGCGGAGGGTATGATTCAATTTGATTTTAATACGCTGGGAACTGGCGGCATGATTGCGGCGCTTGTTTCGGGGATATTCGTAGGATTTATTATGAACCTGTTTTCCAAATGGAAATTCATCGGTGAGGATTCGGCGATTCCCGATTTTGTTGCTGTCTGGTTCAATACGTTAATTCCAATTATCGTGATTTTATTAATTGGATGGCTATTTACTTTCCAATTAGAAATCAGCTTATACAGTTTGGTTAATTCTATCTTTTTACCATTAGTTAATCTGGGTCAAAGCTTTTGGGGATTTGTGATTATCTTCTTTATCGGCTTTGCCTTTCTATACACCTTTGGGATTTCAACATGGGTTATTTATCCTGTTCAATCAGCTATTGCATTGCCGGCTATTGCAGAAAACCAGGCTAATTTTGCTGCTGGTCAGGAAGTAACGAATATTTTCACGGCTGAAGCTGGACAATTATTTTTGATCGGCGGGGGCGGAGCTACTTTGGCTCTATGTATTATGCTTGCCTTTATGGCTAAGTCACAGCGGTTAAAAATGATTGGGAAAGCATCGCTTATTCCATCTATTTTCAATATTAATGAACCGATTGTATTCGGTGCGCCAGTTGCGTTTAATCCGGTTTTGATGATTCCAATGTGGATTAATGGACTGGTAGGTCCGATATTGACCTGGATTGTTTTGAAGGTTGGTCTGGTTCCAATTCCACATGAACCGTTCCAGCTCTGGTATTTACCTGGTCCAATTTTAAACTGGCTTGTCACAGCATCAATTACGGGATTGATTTATTTCTTTGTCATTTTCGGAGCTTCATGGGTTATTTACTATCCATTTTTCAAAATTTACGATAAACAAGCTGTAGAGCAAGATAAAGAATTATTAGAGGAAGGGGAATGTTTGAATTGA
- a CDS encoding PTS lactose/cellobiose transporter subunit IIA: MEEVTKDELVSISMQVILHAGNARELVFQAVNKASEADFEEANQLIKQANDEVGTAHQAQTNMLQKEAEGIDIPYSPLFGHAQDTLMTVKTEINMMQEMIKLYKELKG, from the coding sequence ATGGAAGAAGTAACGAAAGACGAATTAGTATCCATTTCCATGCAGGTCATTCTTCATGCCGGTAATGCACGTGAACTGGTATTTCAAGCGGTAAATAAAGCTTCGGAAGCTGATTTTGAGGAAGCAAATCAATTAATCAAACAAGCGAATGACGAAGTAGGAACTGCTCATCAGGCGCAGACAAATATGCTGCAAAAAGAAGCGGAAGGAATTGATATTCCTTATTCACCATTGTTTGGCCATGCGCAGGATACCTTAATGACCGTGAAGACAGAAATAAATATGATGCAGGAAATGATTAAACTCTATAAAGAACTGAAGGGGTGA
- a CDS encoding PTS sugar transporter subunit IIB yields the protein MAKKVLLICGAGASSGFMAAAARKAAKKEKADIEFKAKSESEVHNYLNEIDLLLVAPHLKYMVEEVQGACKEAGVKAGIIPQRVYGALDGKGLVKVAKDYLEGGE from the coding sequence ATGGCTAAAAAAGTATTATTAATTTGTGGTGCAGGGGCATCTTCAGGATTTATGGCTGCGGCAGCAAGAAAAGCTGCAAAGAAAGAGAAAGCCGATATTGAATTCAAAGCGAAAAGTGAATCAGAGGTGCATAACTACTTAAATGAAATCGACTTATTACTAGTAGCACCACATTTAAAATATATGGTGGAAGAAGTGCAGGGAGCCTGTAAGGAAGCGGGTGTCAAAGCAGGTATTATTCCGCAGCGTGTTTATGGTGCTCTAGACGGCAAAGGGCTTGTCAAAGTAGCAAAAGATTATCTTGAAGGTGGTGAGTAA